One genomic window of Chelonoidis abingdonii isolate Lonesome George chromosome 5, CheloAbing_2.0, whole genome shotgun sequence includes the following:
- the TEX261 gene encoding protein TEX261: MIWFSTAVLVGLYLFERFPGFMVGVGLFTNLVYFGLLQTFPFIMLTSPNFILSCVLVILNHYLAFQYFADEYYPFSEVLAYFTFCLWLIPFAFFVSLSAGENVLPSTVQPGDDVVSNYFTKGKRGKRSGILLIFSFIKEAILPSRQKMY, from the exons ATGATCTGG TTCTCTACAGCAGTGCTCGTAGGCCTGTACCTCTTTGAACGATTTCCTGGCTTCATGGTGGGTGTGGGCCTCTTCACCAACCTGGTCTATTTCGGCTTGCTGCAGACGTTCCCTTTCATCATGCTGACGTCGCCAAACTTTATACTGTCGTGCG TGCTTGTTATATTGAACCACTACTTAGCGTTCCAGTACTTTGCTGACGAGTATTACCCATTCTCAGAG GTTCTTGCCTACTTCACGTTCTGCTTGTGGTTAATTCCCTTTGCATTTTTTGTGTCCTTGTCGGCCGGAGAGAATGTCCTACCTTCTACGGTGCAGCCTGGAG ATGACGTGGTATCAAACTACTTCACCAAGGGGAAGAGGGGTAAGCGCTCCGGCATCCTCCTCATCTTCTCCTTCATCAAGGAGGCCATCCTGCCCAGTCGACAAAAGATGTATTGA